In Hydractinia symbiolongicarpus strain clone_291-10 chromosome 4, HSymV2.1, whole genome shotgun sequence, the following proteins share a genomic window:
- the LOC130642298 gene encoding uncharacterized protein LOC130642298 translates to MRGRSWFKTPEWLQKKHCIINPKNEDEQCFKWAVIAALHFDGIGAHPERISNLKPFVEQYNWSGIEFPTPNTHWKKFERQNPNVALNVYFSEEDFQVRQAYVSKHNTTRKKVADVLIIQEGGKKHYVAIKRYSALMRGLSSRHRGDHYCRNCMHGFRSQETRDNHMKVCMDHDFCEIIMPEEETVLKHEDGQKSLRMPFVIYADTECILEPVQGCDGDPEKSHTRDVSKHVASGYAFITKFAHGEVEESSDCYRGKDCMERFCKGLRDQVNRAIRHPQKKMIPLTHEKKEAHKSAKRCFICEGVFKKNNKDITMRKVRDHCHYTGQYRGAAHSSCNLKYRIPNEIPVVMHNRSRYDDHIIIKQLAREFKSHEFECLGENSEKYISFSIKHSVTFQGKDGEPLKQMKKNKKTNQIKEVEISTTCKIKFIDSCRFMQSSLSSLVDNLAGTNSESVSCNDCKSNMELIEIDSEYKAQFKCQTCYCSDKTVELNKHSMKKKFSNTFKHAKGNDEHFRLLLRKGVYPYEYMDAWERFEETALPPKAQFYSSLNLENIDFQHQKPWRVP, encoded by the coding sequence ATGAGAGGTAGATCATGGTTCAAGACACCCGAATGGCTGCAAAAAAAGCACTGCATCATCAATCCCAAAAATGAAGACGAGCAgtgcttcaaatgggccgtCATTGCAGCCCTCCATTTTGATGGTATTGGAGCACATCCTGAGCGCATCTCAAATCTCAAACCGTTTGTTGAACAGTACAATTGGAGTGGCATCGAGTTCCCAACTCCCAACACACACTGGAAAAAGTTTGAAAGGCAAAACCCCAACGTGGCGCTGAATGTCTACTTTTCTGAAGAAGATTTTCAGGTCAGACAGGCATATGTTTCGAAACACAACACGACACGTAAAAAGGTGGCAGATGTGCTAATCATTCAAGAAGGAGGGAAGAAGCACTACGTTGCCATTAAAAGATACTCTGCGCTCATGCGCGGTTTATCATCTAGACATCGAGGTGATCATTACTGTCGAAACTGCATGCACGGATTCCGCAGTCAAGAGACAAGAGACAATCACATGAAAGTGTGCATGGACCATGATTTTTGCGAGATTATCATGCCCGAAGaagaaacagtccttaaacACGAAGATGGGCAAAAGTCGCTCAGAATGCCATTTGTCATCTATGCAGACACAGAATGTATCTTGGAACCTGTTCAAGGTTGTGATGGAGACCCTGAAAAATCACACACCAGAGACGTCAGCAAGCATGTGGCTTCAGGATATGCCTTCATAACCAAATTTGCACATGGAGAAGTTGAAGAATCATCCGACTGCTATCGTGGAAAAGACTGCATGGAAAGGTTTTGTAAGGGACTAAGAGATCAAGTCAATAGAGCTATCAGACATCCACAGAAGAAGATGATCCCGTTGACACACGAAAAGAAAGAAGCCCACAAGTCTGCAAAAAGATGCTTCATTTGCGAAGGAGTGTTCAAGAAGAACAACAAAGACATCACAATGCGCAAAGTTCGAGATCACTGTCACTACACTGGTCAGTATCGAGGAGCTGCACACAGTTCGTGCAACCTAAAATATCGCATCCCCAACGAGATTCCGGTGGTCATGCACAATCGCTCACGGTATGACGATCACATTATCATCAAGCAACTGGCCAGGGAATTCAAAAGCCACGAGTTTGAATGTCTCGGTGAAAACAGCGAAAAATACATCAGCTTCTCCATCAAGCACTCCGTCACATTTCAAGGAAAAGACGGCGAACCGCTGAAGCAGatgaagaagaacaagaaaaccAACCAAATTAAAGAAGTGGAAATCAGCACGACCTGCAAAATCAAGTTCATCGACAGCTGCAGGTTCATGCAAAGCTCACTGTCAAGCCTTGTAGATAATTTAGCTGGAACCAACAGTGAAAGTGTCAGCTGCAACGACTGCAAATCAAACATGGAACTCATCGAGATTGACTCAGAGTACAAGGCGCAATTCAAGTGCCAAACCTGTTACTGCTCTGACAAGACGGTGGAACTGAATAAGCATTCCATGAAGAAGAaattttccaacacattcaagcATGCAAAGGGCAATGACGAGCACTTTAGACTTTTGCTGCGTAAGGGTGTTTACCCCTACGAATACATGGATGCGTGGGAGCGTTTTGAAGAGACAGCACTTCCTCCAAAAGCACAATtttacagcagcttgaaccttGAAAACATCGACTTTCAACATCAAAAACCTTGGAGAGTACCATGA
- the LOC130642297 gene encoding ankyrin repeat and KH domain-containing protein mask-like: MSSVPENFPTYNKAMSFFRNAISKLYSAVSAPVAATRDALAERLQSVRETASLLYHKAKERLGYGQALKATVEDVDLALDNAAENGHIEIVKLCKEWGATNFNGTINKAAENGHIEIVKMFKEWGVTEFDRPMIRAAENGHIEIVKLCKEWGATNFNGTMSLAAENGHIEIVKMCKEWGATDFNWALRNAAENGHIEIVKLCKEWGATNFNRAMGLAAENGHIEIVKLCKEWGATYFNEAMRLAAVNGHIEIVKLCKEWGVTDFNWAILNAAVNGHIEIVKLCKEWGATDFDWAMNLAAENSHIEMVKMFKEWGATDFNGAMALAAENGHIEIVKLCKEWGATNFNRAMGLAAENSHIEMVKMFKEWGATDFNGKVQLSMVTSRATDFDWALEMAAENGHIEIVVLLRGFDVIHDELLRHDHKRNFYAKLWNEVMPVAWHPDRYWNWCFDEEEKREISKLWK; the protein is encoded by the exons atgtccagCGTCCCAGAAAATTTTCCAACATATAATAAAGCAATGAGTTTCTTTAGAAATGCaattagtaaattatatagcgcTGTATCTGCACCAGTGGCAGCAACACGTGATGCACTCGCAGAGAGACTGCAGAGTGTGCGTGAAACTGCTTCTTTATTATACCACAAGGCTAAGGAGAGACTTGGTTACGGTCAAGCCTTGAAAGCCACCGTTGAAGATGTAGATTTGGCTCTAGAtaatgcagctgaaaatggtcacatcgagattgttaaactgtgcaaagagtggggtgcgacgaaTTTTAATGGGACCATTAATAaggcagctgaaaatggtcacattgagATTGTTAAGATGTTCAAAGAGTGGGGTGTGACAGAATTTGATAGGCCCATGATacgtgcagctgaaaatggtcacattgagattgttaaattgtgcaaagagtggggtgcgacgaaTTTTAATGGGACCATGAGccttgcagctgaaaatggtcacattgagattgttaagatgtgcaaagagtggggtgcgacagactttaattgggctctacgaaatgcagctgaaaatggtcacatcgagattgttaaactgtgcaaagagtggggtgcgacgaacTTTAATAGGGCCATGGgacttgcagctgaaaatggtcacatcgagattgttaaactgtgcaaagaatGGGGTGCGACATACTTTAATgaggccatgagacttgcagctgtcaatggtcacattgagattgttaaactgtgcaaagagtggggtgtgacagactttaattgggccATTCTTAATGCAGCTgtcaatggtcacatcgagattgttaaactgtgcaaagagtggggtgcgacagatttTGATTGGGCCATGAACCTTGCAGCTGAAAATAGTCACATCGAGATGGTTAAGATgttcaaagagtggggtgccaCAGACTTTAATGGGGCCATGGcacttgcagctgaaaatggtcacatcgagattgttaaactgtgcaaagagtggggtgcgacgaacTTTAATAGGGCCATGGGACTTGCCGCTGAAAATAGTCACATCGAGATGGTTAAGATgttcaaagagtggggtgccaCAGACTTTAATGGG AAAGTGCAGCTgtcaatggtcacatcgagagcGACAGATTTTGATTGGGCTCTAGAAAtggcagctgaaaatggtcacatcgagattgttgtaTTGCTGCGTGGTTTTGATGTCATTCATGATGAATTGCTGCGGCATGATCACAAGcgtaatttttatgcaaaactATGGAATGAGGTAATGCCAGTGGCGTGGCATCCGGATCGATATTGGAATTGGTGTTTTGATGAAGAAGAAAAGCGCGAGATATCTAAATTATGGAAGTAA